From the Astyanax mexicanus isolate ESR-SI-001 chromosome 9, AstMex3_surface, whole genome shotgun sequence genome, one window contains:
- the admb gene encoding pro-adrenomedullin yields the protein MKKMVLQNVLLFCLLASVLRCALCAALRSDDGRDNKLSVWLRSRLRRELCVPDSMEDSAELLPQQQDQNTHALTHKHSGHSGRVKRGCNLLTCSMHDLAHRISQMGEKTDSAPPEKIGSGGYGRRRRRSPPQSSTELTHDQGLHPQRRAAPQNWT from the exons ATGAAGAAGATGGTGCTGCAGAACGTGCTGCTTTTCTGTTTGCTGGCCTCTGTCTTGCGCTGTGCTCTGTGTGCAGCGCTTCGGTCTGATGATGGGCGAGACAACAA gcTGAGTGTGTGGCTGAGGAGCAGGTTGAGGAGGGAGCTGTGTGTGCCTGACAGTATGGAGGATTCAGCAGAACTTCTCCCTCAGCAGCAAGATCAGAATACACACGCCCTCACACACAAGCACAG TGGTCATAGTGGGAGGGTGAAGCGGGGCTGCAATCTGCTCACTTGTTCGATGCATGATTTGGCACACCGCATCAGCCAGATGGGAGAGAAGACAGACAGTGCACCCCCTGAGAAGATCGGCTCAGGTGGCTATGGCCGCAGGAGGAGACGCTCACCACCACAGAGCTCCACTGAGTTGACCCACGATCAGGGGCTCCATCCCCAGAGACGTGCGGCACCTCAAAACTGGACTTAA